From a region of the Egicoccus sp. AB-alg2 genome:
- a CDS encoding isochorismatase family protein, translating into MESSALTARELYEQHQRSRTPRFGIGDKVALVNVDLQRAYTGINEFATAYETDPRQLDHVVELAGVVRALGGPVVWTYVAYEDSGADCGVWGTRSDTPDSLQNIKVGSRRSELDERLDIHDVDVVMRKRMPSAFFETNLPSLLTWHRVDTVIVTGGSTSGCVRATAVDSLSHGYRTIVPEECVADKHESPHFASLYDLSVKYADVTSTTEVLAGLRSRM; encoded by the coding sequence ATGGAGTCGTCCGCGCTTACAGCACGCGAACTGTACGAGCAGCATCAACGCAGCCGTACCCCACGGTTCGGCATCGGCGACAAGGTCGCATTGGTCAACGTCGACCTGCAGCGCGCGTACACGGGGATCAATGAGTTCGCCACTGCATACGAGACGGACCCGCGCCAACTCGATCACGTCGTCGAACTCGCCGGGGTAGTGCGTGCACTCGGCGGCCCGGTCGTGTGGACCTACGTGGCATATGAGGACTCCGGCGCGGACTGCGGCGTGTGGGGTACGCGCTCGGACACGCCGGACTCCTTGCAGAACATCAAGGTGGGGTCGCGCCGGTCCGAGCTCGACGAGCGGCTCGACATCCATGACGTCGACGTAGTCATGCGCAAGCGGATGCCGTCGGCCTTCTTCGAGACCAACCTGCCGTCACTGCTGACCTGGCATCGCGTCGACACGGTGATCGTGACGGGCGGTTCGACGTCTGGGTGCGTGCGCGCCACCGCGGTGGACAGTCTGTCGCACGGCTATCGCACCATCGTCCCGGAGGAGTGCGTCGCCGACAAGCACGAATCGCCGCATTTCGCGAGTCTCTACGACCTGTCCGTGAAGTATGCGGACGTGACATCTACAACAGAGGTTCTCGCTGGGTTGCGATCGCGTATGTGA